The DNA window TTCGGTGTCGATCGCGCGCGAGGCGCTCGCGTTCTTCCCCGTGACCAACGTCCGTATGTACACGATTCTTTCGCCCTTCTTGCCCGAGATCCGTGCCCAGTCGTCCGGGTTCGTCGTATTGGGCAGGTCCTCGTTCTCGGCGAATTCGTCCACGATCGAATCGAAGAGGTGCTGAACACGAAGGCCTGGAGTTCCCGACTCGAGGACCGACTTGATGGCATACTTCTTCGACCTGTCGACGATGTTCTGGATCATCGCGCCCGAGTTGAAGTCCTTGAAGTACAAGACCTCCTTGTCACCGTTGGCATAGGTGACCTCGAGGAATCGATTGTCCTCGCTCTCGGCATACATGCGATCGACGACGCGCTCGATCATCGCTCGAATGCACGCGACACGATCGCCACCGAATTCGGCGAGATCGTCGGCATTGACCGGCAGAGAATCGGTCAGGTACTTCGAGAAGATGTCCTGAGCAGATTCGGCGTCCGGTCGTTCGATCTTGATCTTCACGTCGAGCCTGCCGGGACGCAGGATTGCCGGGTCGATCATGTCCTCGCGGTTGGACGCGCCGATCACGATGACGTTCTCCAACCCCTCGACACCATCGATCTCGGCAAGGAGCTGCGGAACGACCGTGGTTTCGACGTCCGAGGACACTCCGGAACCACGGGTGCGGAAGATCGAGTCCATCTCGTCGAAGAACACGATGACCGGTGTGCCTTCCGACGCCTTCTCTCTCGCGCGTTGGAAGATCATCCGAATGTGACGTTCGGTCTCGCCGACGAACTTGTTGAGCAGCTCCGGGCCTTTGATGTTGAGGAAGAACGACTTGGCTTCCTTCGCATCCTGACCACGTGCTTCCGCGATCTTCTTCGCGAGTGAATTCGCGACCGCCTTGGCTATGAGCGTTTTGCCGCATCCCGGAGGCCCGTAGAGCAGAACACCTTTCGGTGGCCGCAGTGAGTACTCGCGGAACAGGTCCTTGTGCAAGAAGGGCAACTCGACCGCGTCGCGAATCTGTTCGATCTGACGTCCGAGACCACCGATGTCCTCGTAGCCGACATCGGGCACTTCTTCGAGCACGAGGTCCTCGACCTCGGCCTTCGGAACACGCTCGAAGGCATATCCCGCCTTCGTGTCGACGAGGAGTGAGTCGCCCGGACGCAGCCTTCGCGACGGCTCGTCGGGATCCTCCGGTGCCTCGTCGTTGGCCATCTCGTACAGCGGCTTGGCCAACCACACGACACGTTCCTCGTCGGCGTGGCCCACCACGAGCGCGCGGGTCCCATCGCCGAGAAGTTCACGCAGCGTGCTGATCTCACCGACCTGCTCGAACGTCCCTGCCTCGACGATGGTGAGAGCCTCGTTGAGCCGAACGGTCTGGCCAGGGGCGAGGACGGCGGCTTCGATATTGGGCGAGCATGCCAAACGCATCTTGCGCCCCGAGGTGAAGACGTCGACGGTGTCGTCCTCGTGGACCGCCATCAGAATGCCGTAGCCGCTCGGCGGTTGGCCCAGCCGATCCACTTCCTCCCGCAACGCGATCAGCTGTTGGCGGGCTTCCTTGAGCGTGTCCATCAACTTGGAATTGCGCAACGACAACGAGTCGATGCGGGCCTCCAGCTCGCGGACCTGCTCGGGCGGTTCTCCGAGTTGACCGAGTTGACGCCGTAGGGACGCTGCCTCGGCGCGTAGATCCTCGAGTTCCGCTCTGGCCGCAGCCGAATCCGGATTGTCTGTTGAGCTCATGAGCGACTCCTCCCAGTCCCGATCTGTCAACGCTACCGGCACATACGCAAAAGTGCGTGGGGACACGTTCTTGCAGGGGTACTCGCTAGCGCGAGTTAGCCTGAGGACCGGCGTCCTTGCCATGTTAGCCTCACCTGAAATGCATGCGTACGTGCTGCACAGAAAAGGGGCTTCACCAGTGAAAATGCGCACATCTTCCGCTTTCGTCGCGCTCGCGGCCGCCGCGCTCGTCGCGGCTGGATGCAGCTCGGGAGAAGATTCCGATCACAGTTCGGAATCTTCGGCGGCGACGACGTCCGAGGCGCCCACGACAGCGTCTGCGGCCGACGCGACTGCCCCGACCGTCGAGGAACTCACCGAGTCCTTGGCCCTTGTGGTCGCCCCGAACGTCGACGCCGCGACGAAGGCGGCCGACATCGAGAACGGGCAAGCTCGCCTGGCGAATCTGGAGCAGATGACGGCCGCACTCGCCAATTACGGCGAGATCACGTTCCAGGTCGACGAGCCGACGGTCGAAGGCGAGACCGCCACTGCGCTGGTCGCAATTGCGACCCCGCGCGGGACAGCCGCACCGACACCCAACACCTGGGTCCTGATCGACGGCGACTGGAAGGTGTCCGACGCCAGTGCATGCCAGTTACTGGCGATGGGCCAGGCTCCCTGCGTCTGACTCAGCCCTTGCCGGACCTTCGCTGCGGTTTCGGAGTCACTGTCCCGGCTGCCAGCTTACGAGCGCTGATGAGGAAGGCGGTGTGTCCCTGCATCCGATGCTCGGGACGCACCGCCAAACCGACGACATGCCACCCCCGAACGATGGATTCCCACGACCGTGGCTCGGTCCAGCATTCCTGTGCACGAAGCGCCTCGACGACACGCGACAACTGCGTCACGGTGGCGACGTAGACGATCAAGACGCCGCCGGGTACGAGAGCATCCGCTACCGCGGGTAGCGCATCCCACGGCGAGAGCATGTCCAAGATCACCCGATCGACGGTCTCCCCCGGATGATCGACACCGAACTGATCGATGTCCGCGACGGTGAGGTCCCAGTTCGGTGGGCGCTCCCCGAAGAACGTCTCGACGTTCTTCACCGCATAATCGGCGTGATCCTGGCGGATCTCGTACGAGATGACAGTCCCTGACGTCCCCACTGCACGGAGCAAGGAACATGTGAGCGCGCCCGAACCCGCACCGGCCTCGAGTACACGTGCGCCGGGGAAGACGTCACCTTCGTGCACGATCTGCGCTGCATCCTTCGGGTAGATGACCTGCGCGCCGCGCGGCATCGACAGCACGTAGTCGGTGAGCAGCGGCCGAAGAGCGAGATAGGGCGTTCCATTCACCGAGGTGA is part of the Rhodococcus sovatensis genome and encodes:
- the arc gene encoding proteasome ATPase, which encodes MSSTDNPDSAAARAELEDLRAEAASLRRQLGQLGEPPEQVRELEARIDSLSLRNSKLMDTLKEARQQLIALREEVDRLGQPPSGYGILMAVHEDDTVDVFTSGRKMRLACSPNIEAAVLAPGQTVRLNEALTIVEAGTFEQVGEISTLRELLGDGTRALVVGHADEERVVWLAKPLYEMANDEAPEDPDEPSRRLRPGDSLLVDTKAGYAFERVPKAEVEDLVLEEVPDVGYEDIGGLGRQIEQIRDAVELPFLHKDLFREYSLRPPKGVLLYGPPGCGKTLIAKAVANSLAKKIAEARGQDAKEAKSFFLNIKGPELLNKFVGETERHIRMIFQRAREKASEGTPVIVFFDEMDSIFRTRGSGVSSDVETTVVPQLLAEIDGVEGLENVIVIGASNREDMIDPAILRPGRLDVKIKIERPDAESAQDIFSKYLTDSLPVNADDLAEFGGDRVACIRAMIERVVDRMYAESEDNRFLEVTYANGDKEVLYFKDFNSGAMIQNIVDRSKKYAIKSVLESGTPGLRVQHLFDSIVDEFAENEDLPNTTNPDDWARISGKKGERIVYIRTLVTGKNASASRAIDTESNTGQYL
- a CDS encoding tRNA (adenine-N1)-methyltransferase translates to MSSDETTQAVPTGAARSGPFRVGDRVQLTDGKGRHYTVVLDAGKEFHTHRGGITHDALIGADEGSVVTSVNGTPYLALRPLLTDYVLSMPRGAQVIYPKDAAQIVHEGDVFPGARVLEAGAGSGALTCSLLRAVGTSGTVISYEIRQDHADYAVKNVETFFGERPPNWDLTVADIDQFGVDHPGETVDRVILDMLSPWDALPAVADALVPGGVLIVYVATVTQLSRVVEALRAQECWTEPRSWESIVRGWHVVGLAVRPEHRMQGHTAFLISARKLAAGTVTPKPQRRSGKG